One Actinomycetota bacterium DNA window includes the following coding sequences:
- a CDS encoding ribonuclease HII, whose amino-acid sequence MTRNSDFSTNVDLFEFENELRKTGAIHIAGIDEVGRGALAGPLTVCAIVLGPESDIPGLNDSKLLRPAKRLEISSRLRSICSSYAIVHIPVMEIDSLGLGSALKKAAQFALGELSCECDHVLTDGHPLGIHQFEKGIISGDKRVAAIAAASVIAKVARDSIMDGAHDLYPEYDFLNNKGYGTKGHLRAIATHGLTPLHRRSFKPCSGQLNILDRCQ is encoded by the coding sequence GTGACTCGCAACTCGGACTTTTCAACCAATGTTGATCTGTTCGAGTTTGAGAACGAGCTACGGAAAACTGGGGCGATTCATATCGCTGGCATTGATGAGGTTGGACGGGGCGCACTTGCCGGTCCATTAACAGTCTGCGCAATTGTCCTGGGGCCTGAATCTGATATCCCTGGACTGAATGACTCCAAATTACTGCGACCGGCCAAGCGACTCGAGATATCATCTAGACTGAGATCTATCTGCTCAAGCTATGCGATTGTTCATATACCTGTCATGGAGATCGATAGCCTGGGTCTCGGTAGTGCACTTAAGAAAGCGGCGCAGTTCGCTTTGGGTGAACTTTCCTGTGAATGCGACCATGTGCTCACTGACGGGCACCCTTTGGGCATCCACCAATTTGAGAAAGGAATTATCTCCGGCGACAAGCGTGTTGCCGCCATTGCTGCGGCGTCCGTTATCGCGAAAGTCGCTAGAGATTCGATTATGGATGGGGCTCACGATCTATACCCAGAATATGATTTTCTGAACAATAAGGGTTACGGGACCAAAGGTCATCTCCGCGCCATTGCTACTCACGGCCTCACTCCCTTACATAGACGTAGCTTCAAGCCATGCTCTGGGCAGCTGAATATATTGGATAGATGCCAGTAA
- the whiG gene encoding RNA polymerase sigma factor WhiG, whose translation MRVESSSDIEALWHAFKDKGCVGSREKLILNYSPLVKYVAGRVSSGLPNSVDIGDLISYGIFGLIDAIEKFDPQRGIKFETYAIARIKGAIIDELRAMDWVPRSLRAKAKELENAYFVLENTLQRAPNDSEVAEKLGISVKELHLIFTKLSYTSVVYFEEFWANPGRDDSGDAAGSIADISAEDPVAVFESTEVREILTDAIERLPERERVVIALYYYEGLTLKEIGQVLGVTESRISQLHTRAVLRLRSKLHHASGLI comes from the coding sequence ATGAGAGTCGAATCTTCGTCTGACATTGAGGCTTTGTGGCATGCGTTCAAAGACAAGGGTTGTGTTGGGTCTAGAGAAAAACTCATTTTGAACTATTCTCCCCTTGTAAAATATGTGGCCGGAAGAGTGTCTTCGGGTCTTCCAAACAGCGTTGATATAGGTGATTTGATCAGCTATGGAATCTTTGGATTGATCGATGCGATCGAGAAATTCGACCCACAGCGCGGAATAAAGTTTGAAACATACGCGATTGCTCGCATCAAGGGAGCAATCATAGATGAGCTTAGAGCTATGGATTGGGTTCCACGCTCCTTGAGAGCCAAGGCCAAGGAGCTTGAAAATGCGTATTTCGTTCTCGAAAACACATTGCAACGAGCTCCAAATGATAGTGAAGTGGCTGAAAAATTAGGTATATCTGTCAAAGAACTTCACTTGATTTTCACAAAGTTGAGTTATACCTCAGTTGTATATTTTGAAGAGTTTTGGGCTAATCCAGGCAGAGATGACAGTGGTGACGCGGCTGGCTCCATAGCTGATATTTCCGCAGAGGATCCAGTTGCAGTCTTCGAAAGCACGGAAGTTAGAGAGATTTTGACAGATGCAATAGAAAGACTCCCCGAACGGGAAAGAGTTGTTATTGCCCTCTACTACTACGAGGGCCTAACCCTCAAGGAAATTGGGCAGGTGTTGGGTGTGACTGAGTCTCGAATCAGTCAGCTTCACACTAGGGCGGTTCTGAGACTTCGCTCCAAACTTCACCATGCTTCCGGGCTAATATGA
- the rpsB gene encoding 30S ribosomal protein S2, protein MPVVSIKSLLEAGVHFGHQTRRWNPKMKPYIFTERSGIYILDLQRTLKELELARSFVYEIAKQGGKVLFVGTKKQAQEPIQAEAERAGQYYVNHRWLGGMLTNFVTMRKRIARMVELESMEEDGRMAALLKKEQLLLRKELGGLRQNLDGIRNMTQLPSAIFVVDTKREAIAVAEARRLKIPIIGLVDTNGDPDEVDYVIPGNDDAIRSIALMCRVIADGLLDGRAVFEGPLVESKTEPIVPKIAAAEELVEQSAEVAADENKEGPDTKPNDQ, encoded by the coding sequence ATGCCAGTAGTATCAATCAAGAGCCTGCTCGAGGCCGGAGTCCACTTTGGTCACCAAACTCGCAGGTGGAACCCGAAGATGAAGCCATACATCTTCACAGAGCGCAGCGGGATCTACATCCTTGATCTCCAGCGCACGCTCAAAGAGTTGGAGCTTGCGAGAAGTTTTGTCTATGAGATCGCCAAACAAGGCGGCAAGGTTCTCTTTGTCGGAACCAAAAAACAGGCCCAGGAGCCCATTCAGGCTGAAGCCGAACGGGCCGGACAGTACTATGTCAATCACCGTTGGCTTGGTGGAATGCTGACAAACTTTGTAACAATGCGTAAGCGAATTGCGCGGATGGTTGAGCTAGAGTCGATGGAGGAGGACGGCAGAATGGCTGCTCTCCTGAAAAAGGAGCAGCTGCTGCTAAGAAAAGAGTTGGGCGGCTTGCGCCAGAATCTCGATGGAATACGCAACATGACCCAGTTGCCATCGGCGATATTTGTTGTTGATACAAAGCGCGAAGCGATTGCGGTCGCCGAGGCTCGCCGCCTCAAAATCCCGATTATCGGTCTGGTTGACACAAATGGTGACCCAGACGAGGTTGATTACGTGATCCCTGGCAATGACGACGCGATCAGATCGATCGCCCTTATGTGCAGGGTCATAGCAGATGGACTGCTCGATGGAAGGGCCGTTTTTGAGGGTCCGCTAGTCGAGTCGAAAACAGAGCCTATCGTTCCAAAAATTGCAGCTGCCGAAGAACTTGTGGAGCAGAGTGCTGAAGTCGCAGCAGATGAAAATAAAGAAGGCCCGGATACAAAGCCAAACGATCAGTAG
- the rplS gene encoding 50S ribosomal protein L19: MDIIRALEQQQIRDDLPVFQVGDTIKVHYRVVEGTRERIQVFQGVVISRHGSGNRETFAVRKISFGTGVERKFPVHSPKIQKIEVVGRAKIRRSKLYFLRDKIGKAARLKERSY, encoded by the coding sequence TTGGACATTATTCGCGCACTTGAACAGCAGCAGATTCGTGATGACCTTCCGGTCTTTCAGGTCGGTGATACCATCAAGGTTCACTACCGTGTCGTTGAAGGCACTCGTGAGCGCATACAGGTCTTTCAAGGGGTTGTAATCAGCCGCCATGGATCTGGAAATCGTGAAACATTTGCGGTCAGGAAGATATCGTTCGGTACTGGGGTCGAAAGAAAGTTTCCCGTACACTCGCCAAAGATTCAAAAGATCGAAGTAGTGGGTCGTGCAAAGATCAGACGCTCCAAGCTTTACTTCCTCCGCGACAAAATCGGTAAGGCGGCGAGGCTCAAGGAGCGCTCGTACTAG
- a CDS encoding YifB family Mg chelatase-like AAA ATPase — translation MSGHGQCKVATATIMGTEAIPVEVQVDVGPGLPSFHLVGLGDTAVQEARERVRSALRASGYTFPNARIVVNLAPSPLRKHGTGFDLPIAAGILVATGQLSPQSIDGAHLAGELSLDGGLRSVPGLLAHLIGARDCLKTFIGPTQATKYASSLPGINYIPISSLRALDPKKRPTHIHEQGTAIRSDSCSLDLADIAGHDLARRALIVSAAGNHNIMFVGPPGSGKTMLAKRLAGLFPDLTPRESLETALLYSVAGFDEELYLAGKRPFRAPHHSCSLTGLVGGGVPLRPGEISLAHNGVLFLDEMTHFAPSALQSLRQPLEDGVITLVRAEGRISYPAQFTLVAASNPCPCGYAGDFQHPCKCPPQVIDRYMNRIGGPLIDRIDLNLRIDRVDPSRFFSGAQGVSTAQARTAVMSAREVALRRDGCLASRLSGKQLHRSCDLTESAEGRLLDFAAKQHLSGRAITKILRVSRTVADIANVQRVDTEHILEATVYRSTTGAQS, via the coding sequence ATGAGTGGCCACGGACAGTGCAAGGTCGCGACTGCGACCATAATGGGTACCGAGGCGATCCCGGTTGAGGTTCAGGTTGATGTAGGACCAGGACTTCCTTCATTTCACCTTGTGGGTTTAGGTGACACCGCAGTTCAGGAAGCAAGGGAGCGAGTACGTTCGGCGCTGCGAGCCTCAGGGTACACTTTCCCCAACGCAAGGATAGTGGTGAACTTGGCGCCATCGCCCTTGCGCAAGCACGGCACAGGTTTTGATCTTCCGATAGCCGCTGGAATCCTTGTTGCTACCGGCCAGTTATCACCTCAGAGCATTGATGGTGCTCACTTGGCTGGCGAGCTGTCGCTTGATGGAGGGTTGCGTAGCGTCCCCGGGCTCCTGGCACACCTAATAGGGGCAAGGGATTGCTTGAAAACATTTATTGGTCCTACCCAAGCCACGAAATACGCGTCTTCGCTACCGGGAATCAACTATATACCCATCAGCTCGCTCAGGGCACTTGATCCAAAGAAGCGACCCACGCATATACACGAACAAGGGACTGCAATACGAAGCGATAGTTGCTCGTTGGATCTGGCAGATATAGCAGGGCATGACCTCGCCCGCAGGGCACTCATCGTTTCGGCGGCTGGAAATCACAACATTATGTTTGTGGGTCCCCCGGGTTCAGGAAAAACGATGTTGGCCAAAAGGCTTGCAGGATTGTTTCCCGATTTGACGCCACGCGAGTCCCTCGAAACAGCATTACTATATTCAGTTGCTGGATTTGACGAAGAGCTCTATCTCGCGGGGAAGCGCCCATTTCGTGCACCACACCATTCCTGCTCTCTTACAGGACTAGTTGGAGGAGGCGTCCCACTGAGGCCCGGAGAGATCTCACTGGCTCATAACGGGGTGTTATTTCTCGATGAGATGACACACTTCGCGCCATCAGCTCTTCAGTCACTAAGGCAACCGCTGGAAGATGGAGTAATCACTTTAGTTCGAGCCGAAGGAAGAATATCTTATCCAGCGCAATTCACTTTGGTTGCCGCATCAAACCCGTGTCCCTGCGGATATGCCGGAGACTTTCAGCATCCATGTAAATGCCCACCACAGGTAATTGATCGCTATATGAACCGCATCGGCGGGCCGCTGATTGACAGGATAGACCTAAATCTACGGATTGATAGAGTGGATCCATCCAGATTCTTTTCTGGGGCTCAGGGAGTGTCAACTGCCCAGGCTCGCACAGCAGTTATGTCAGCTCGCGAAGTTGCTCTCCGCCGCGACGGTTGTCTTGCCTCTCGGCTGTCAGGAAAACAGCTGCATCGGTCGTGCGACTTGACGGAGTCGGCTGAAGGGCGGCTACTCGATTTCGCTGCAAAGCAGCACCTCTCAGGGAGAGCCATAACCAAAATTCTAAGAGTCAGCCGAACCGTCGCTGACATCGCAAATGTACAGCGCGTTGATACCGAGCATATTTTGGAAGCCACAGTTTATCGCTCTACGACAGGAGCCCAAAGTTGA
- a CDS encoding YraN family protein — MHTKEIGKRGEDAAAAYLERSGLTILCRNWRCKSGEIDIIALDEDVLVLVEVKTRRGCRMGMPEEAVSWRKQRRITRLAETYLSSKGTGDLSVRFDVIAIQVVAEDRAILRHQRSAFIVE, encoded by the coding sequence ATGCACACCAAGGAGATTGGCAAGCGCGGGGAGGACGCTGCCGCTGCATATTTAGAGCGCAGCGGCCTTACCATTTTGTGTCGAAACTGGAGATGTAAATCCGGGGAGATTGACATAATAGCCCTGGATGAGGATGTTTTGGTGCTCGTTGAGGTGAAGACGAGACGCGGCTGTCGAATGGGTATGCCGGAAGAAGCGGTGTCTTGGAGGAAGCAGAGGAGAATTACGAGGCTTGCTGAAACATATCTATCTTCTAAGGGGACCGGTGATCTAAGTGTCAGATTTGATGTCATTGCAATTCAGGTAGTTGCTGAAGATAGAGCAATACTGAGACATCAGCGAAGTGCGTTCATCGTAGAATGA
- the pgaD gene encoding poly-beta-1,6-N-acetyl-D-glucosamine biosynthesis protein PgaD, whose protein sequence is MIIKRKQKFRVTALEGAITAAGWTYILFWSVQLIVSIAAWIFGSSLLLNQLIIFGDFTDFIRIAVLTVFMAACWLAISYLWSLYNFKVFGAMSRRKDPGPATIEDIVRCTNLPATLLTEIQNSKYIRVHMPYCDKGSYSTSCFIR, encoded by the coding sequence ATGATAATCAAGCGCAAACAAAAATTTAGGGTCACGGCCCTCGAAGGGGCAATCACAGCTGCGGGATGGACCTACATATTATTTTGGTCAGTCCAGCTCATAGTCTCGATAGCTGCCTGGATTTTTGGCTCATCCCTGCTGCTCAACCAATTGATTATTTTTGGCGATTTTACGGACTTTATTAGAATCGCAGTGCTAACAGTATTTATGGCAGCTTGCTGGCTGGCGATTTCGTACCTCTGGAGCCTATATAATTTTAAGGTTTTTGGCGCCATGAGCAGGAGAAAAGATCCCGGTCCTGCCACCATTGAAGATATCGTGCGTTGCACAAATCTGCCGGCGACACTTCTAACGGAAATTCAGAATTCGAAATACATCCGGGTCCATATGCCATACTGCGATAAGGGTAGCTATTCAACTTCTTGCTTTATTCGATAG
- a CDS encoding response regulator, with amino-acid sequence MASHSVLIVEDTDLIRKIYADKLAQEGYQVHVASNGLEALSQLRAEAIDLILLDLIMPVMSGLEAMEAIKADPRTQDIPVIVLSNLGQEADIERGLQLGAVDYLVKNEAKPADVVEKIALVLDHAANRANLATSYRLRIRDREGDVERFISENGLRRRFWCPACEAEYFLELVPNSKRPGWFEAHLICEMCGKGST; translated from the coding sequence ATGGCATCTCACTCAGTACTGATAGTCGAAGATACCGATCTGATTAGAAAGATATATGCGGATAAACTGGCACAGGAGGGATACCAGGTACACGTTGCATCGAATGGCCTTGAGGCACTAAGTCAACTTAGAGCTGAGGCGATCGATCTAATATTGCTGGATTTGATCATGCCAGTTATGAGCGGCCTTGAGGCGATGGAAGCAATAAAGGCCGACCCGCGCACACAAGACATTCCCGTTATCGTTTTGAGTAACCTCGGGCAGGAGGCCGATATTGAGCGCGGCCTGCAGCTCGGAGCAGTAGATTATTTGGTAAAGAATGAAGCCAAGCCTGCGGATGTTGTAGAGAAAATCGCACTGGTTCTCGATCATGCGGCCAACCGTGCGAACCTTGCAACCAGTTACCGCCTGCGCATTCGCGACCGCGAGGGAGATGTAGAAAGATTTATCTCGGAAAACGGATTACGCAGGCGTTTTTGGTGTCCTGCATGTGAGGCTGAGTACTTCCTGGAGTTAGTTCCAAACAGCAAGCGACCCGGTTGGTTCGAGGCACATCTAATCTGCGAAATGTGCGGTAAGGGATCTACGTAA
- a CDS encoding DNA-protecting protein DprA — protein MKRFEIDLSSPNCPEKLRLNCVDPPKTIFGIGKQDLLETPTIGIIGARKATPYGIKATRMFSEWSASNGYTVVSGAAIGCDQVAHRAAIECGGKTIAVLGCGCDVSYPSSAITLLDEIRLKHLVISECPWGMRPAKWTFRLRNRIIAAISDHLLVAEAALPSGTFSTVDYKLNGSGQVFVVPGSIFSPTSRGCNRLLAQGAVPVCDISELAGWLGAPITLSSHEASGSADEDDPVRLALLAQAMRPDDLAHSLGMDIVSVARRLSELEESGTVRRYSDGRYGPG, from the coding sequence TTGAAAAGGTTTGAAATTGATCTGTCATCCCCGAATTGTCCTGAGAAATTGAGGTTGAACTGTGTTGATCCACCGAAAACAATCTTCGGAATAGGGAAGCAGGACCTATTGGAAACTCCAACAATAGGGATAATCGGAGCGCGCAAGGCTACGCCATATGGAATCAAAGCTACGAGAATGTTTTCCGAGTGGAGCGCAAGCAACGGATACACTGTGGTTTCAGGTGCAGCAATCGGCTGCGATCAAGTGGCACATCGAGCAGCAATCGAGTGCGGGGGTAAGACCATTGCAGTTCTCGGATGCGGTTGTGATGTGAGCTATCCCTCGAGTGCAATCACACTGTTGGATGAGATTCGCCTGAAGCACTTAGTAATTTCGGAGTGCCCTTGGGGCATGAGGCCGGCAAAGTGGACTTTCCGCCTTAGAAATCGAATTATTGCGGCAATATCAGATCATCTGCTAGTTGCCGAGGCCGCACTGCCATCAGGTACGTTTTCGACGGTTGACTACAAACTTAACGGTAGTGGACAAGTTTTTGTGGTGCCTGGCTCAATATTTTCACCCACCTCCAGGGGTTGCAACAGGCTCCTTGCACAGGGAGCGGTACCCGTCTGCGATATCAGTGAGTTGGCTGGATGGCTTGGTGCACCTATCACATTATCATCCCATGAAGCATCCGGATCTGCGGATGAAGATGACCCTGTGCGCCTAGCGTTGCTTGCGCAAGCGATGCGCCCCGATGATTTGGCACACTCACTTGGTATGGATATTGTGTCCGTTGCAAGACGCCTGAGCGAGCTAGAGGAGAGTGGGACAGTCCGGCGTTACAGCGATGGAAGATACGGTCCAGGATAA
- the trmFO gene encoding methylenetetrahydrofolate--tRNA-(uracil(54)-C(5))-methyltransferase (FADH(2)-oxidizing) TrmFO, with protein sequence MPFHYQSENHVRRVSVLGGGLAGSEAALQLANRGIAVELYEMRPSRRSPAHHSDDLAELVCSNSLKSVDPDTAAGALKKELTLLGSSLLKTAIECSVPAGGALAVNRTSFSSRVTQMIESHSMVTLIREEATVIPDGVCIVATGPLTSDSLAASLSEYVGDSRLAFFDAAAPIIDSATIDTSRAFFQARYDKGNPTDYLNCPLSRDEYDVFVNELVAAKRSIPKKFESSELFCACQPIEEIARKGHDALRFGPMKPVGLTDPRTGLRPWAVLQLRSENLERSAYNLVGFQTNLTFSEQKRVFSLIPALAHVEYFRLGVMHRNTFIDSPSLVDSTLALRAYPNIRLAGQLVGTEGYAEAIAGGMIAAINAACDLEGYPSFVMPRETALGSLIEYASSSATTNYQPMHVNWGLVPPLDPHVRSKRERYKAYGLRAVESAKQYTMSHPMLKVDSDE encoded by the coding sequence ATGCCTTTTCATTATCAATCAGAAAACCATGTGCGCCGTGTTTCCGTTCTCGGCGGCGGCTTGGCTGGCTCCGAAGCAGCTCTTCAGCTGGCGAACCGCGGAATAGCTGTTGAACTGTATGAGATGCGACCTAGCCGTCGCAGCCCTGCGCACCACAGTGATGACTTGGCGGAGCTGGTATGCTCGAACTCACTGAAAAGTGTCGATCCTGATACAGCTGCCGGTGCGCTTAAAAAAGAGCTTACCCTACTAGGCTCATCGCTACTCAAAACCGCAATTGAGTGCTCGGTTCCAGCTGGAGGAGCTCTCGCCGTGAACCGCACGAGCTTCTCAAGCCGCGTTACGCAGATGATAGAGAGTCACTCGATGGTCACGCTGATCAGGGAAGAGGCCACCGTAATTCCTGATGGAGTTTGTATCGTTGCAACCGGACCTTTGACCAGCGATTCACTTGCGGCCTCGCTATCTGAATATGTGGGTGATAGCAGACTTGCCTTCTTCGATGCAGCTGCCCCGATTATCGATTCCGCGACTATCGATACTTCCAGGGCATTTTTCCAGGCAAGGTACGATAAGGGGAATCCGACCGACTACTTGAACTGCCCTCTATCCCGCGACGAATATGATGTTTTCGTCAATGAATTAGTGGCGGCAAAACGATCTATCCCTAAGAAATTTGAATCCTCTGAACTGTTCTGCGCATGTCAGCCAATTGAAGAAATCGCTCGCAAGGGGCATGATGCGCTCAGGTTTGGCCCCATGAAGCCCGTGGGCCTCACTGATCCTCGAACGGGACTGAGGCCATGGGCAGTACTCCAACTAAGATCCGAAAATCTTGAGAGAAGTGCGTATAACTTGGTCGGGTTTCAAACAAACCTAACATTTTCTGAGCAAAAAAGAGTCTTTTCCCTCATTCCGGCGCTTGCGCATGTTGAATACTTTCGCCTAGGTGTCATGCATCGCAACACCTTTATCGACTCTCCCAGTTTGGTCGACTCTACTCTAGCACTGCGCGCTTACCCAAATATTCGCCTGGCCGGTCAGCTTGTCGGAACCGAAGGATATGCAGAGGCGATCGCCGGAGGTATGATCGCAGCGATTAATGCTGCTTGTGATCTCGAAGGCTACCCTTCCTTCGTTATGCCGAGAGAGACTGCGTTAGGCTCGCTCATTGAGTATGCATCCAGCTCAGCAACCACCAACTACCAACCCATGCACGTCAACTGGGGACTCGTTCCGCCTCTGGATCCGCACGTTAGATCGAAGCGGGAGCGCTACAAAGCCTATGGTCTGCGGGCAGTTGAATCAGCGAAGCAATACACCATGTCCCACCCGATGCTCAAAGTTGACTCCGATGAATGA
- the lepB gene encoding signal peptidase I, with product MTSEIKTSNHIASQDTGNPGDSVPQAKHRRNSPGIGRWLLETVFMIALAFLLAQGIKAFILQPFIIPTGSMEPTIMVGDRVLAEKISYRFSQPVAGDIVVFDDPGGVYPQLIKRIVAVEGQTIDIRDGKVYIDNEPLPESYTASSVTQAASAELPATIPEGHVWLMGDNRPNSSDSRVFGAQPIESIKARAFAIYWPIARWGEL from the coding sequence ATGACCTCCGAGATCAAAACCTCTAACCATATCGCTTCGCAAGATACAGGCAACCCCGGGGATTCAGTTCCACAAGCGAAACATCGCCGCAATTCACCAGGTATAGGGCGATGGCTGCTAGAGACCGTGTTCATGATCGCCCTTGCTTTTCTGTTGGCTCAAGGCATCAAAGCCTTTATCCTTCAGCCCTTCATCATCCCCACAGGCTCGATGGAACCGACGATCATGGTCGGCGATCGCGTATTGGCCGAGAAAATCTCCTATCGATTTTCGCAACCCGTCGCTGGTGATATTGTCGTATTTGATGACCCCGGCGGCGTATACCCTCAGCTGATCAAGCGAATAGTTGCTGTCGAGGGTCAGACTATCGATATTCGAGACGGCAAGGTATACATTGACAATGAGCCACTGCCTGAATCCTACACTGCGTCCTCGGTAACCCAGGCGGCATCCGCCGAGCTACCGGCAACAATTCCTGAAGGCCATGTATGGTTGATGGGGGATAACCGGCCGAACAGCTCCGATAGTCGTGTATTCGGAGCACAGCCGATTGAGAGTATCAAGGCTCGTGCCTTCGCCATATATTGGCCAATTGCTCGATGGGGTGAGTTGTGA
- the pgaC gene encoding poly-beta-1,6 N-acetyl-D-glucosamine synthase, which yields MLPVALQYLAAFVFWYPLVMSVVWLMGGALFYFRRERMEPLPLTQTPLVSILIPCYNEADVIEETVTWHGDLNYPDYEIIVISDGSTDNILELLSRLKDSNPRLRIIDLEQNAGKANALSVGLVVAKGEILVTVDADALLDKDALRYIVPHFTTPGTGARVGAVTGNPRVRNRSSLLARVQLCEYASIVGLIKRTQRILGKITTVSGVIAAFRKKALLDCGMWDLDMITEDIAVTWKLQRRSWDVRYEPRAICWMLVPETIRGLWRQRVRWAQGGLEVLVRHRDVLFDFKQKRLIPVYIEQAVSVIWAICWLITIVLFFMYALSGSTIVIPVFWAGAYLALVCMIQFFAALLIERRYEHNLMRYYVWAIWYPFLYWYFNAAVILRAIPKVLLGRKKAYATWESPDRGITL from the coding sequence ATGTTGCCAGTCGCACTTCAATACTTAGCTGCATTTGTATTTTGGTACCCTTTGGTTATGAGTGTTGTGTGGCTCATGGGCGGGGCGTTGTTTTACTTCAGACGCGAACGCATGGAACCACTGCCTCTAACCCAAACGCCATTGGTCTCGATATTGATTCCCTGCTATAACGAAGCTGATGTTATCGAAGAGACCGTTACCTGGCATGGCGATCTCAACTACCCCGATTACGAGATCATTGTTATCAGTGACGGTAGCACTGATAATATTTTGGAACTACTCTCCAGATTAAAGGATAGTAATCCGAGACTCAGGATCATTGATTTAGAGCAAAATGCTGGAAAGGCAAACGCTTTATCAGTTGGCTTGGTAGTGGCAAAAGGTGAAATTTTGGTCACGGTAGACGCCGACGCGCTATTGGACAAAGATGCCCTACGGTATATCGTTCCACACTTCACTACTCCGGGCACCGGGGCAAGAGTGGGTGCCGTCACGGGCAACCCGCGAGTGAGAAACAGGAGCTCGCTTCTGGCCCGAGTCCAGCTTTGCGAGTATGCAAGTATAGTTGGCCTCATTAAGCGCACTCAAAGAATATTGGGGAAGATTACTACTGTTTCGGGTGTTATTGCCGCTTTCCGGAAAAAAGCACTGCTTGATTGTGGTATGTGGGACCTAGACATGATCACGGAAGATATCGCGGTGACCTGGAAACTACAGCGAAGGTCTTGGGATGTAAGATATGAACCTCGCGCTATCTGCTGGATGTTGGTACCTGAAACTATCAGGGGTCTATGGCGCCAACGAGTACGCTGGGCTCAAGGAGGACTTGAAGTGCTTGTAAGACACCGTGATGTCCTTTTTGACTTCAAACAAAAAAGGCTTATTCCAGTTTACATAGAACAGGCTGTGAGCGTAATTTGGGCGATATGCTGGCTTATTACAATTGTGCTGTTCTTTATGTATGCACTTTCCGGTTCAACCATTGTCATCCCTGTATTTTGGGCTGGAGCATACCTGGCGCTTGTTTGCATGATTCAGTTCTTTGCTGCGTTGCTCATCGAGAGAAGATATGAACATAATCTGATGAGGTATTATGTTTGGGCTATCTGGTACCCCTTCTTGTACTGGTACTTTAATGCTGCAGTAATTCTTAGAGCGATTCCAAAAGTTCTTTTAGGCCGAAAAAAAGCTTACGCTACATGGGAAAGTCCAGACAGAGGTATCACCTTATGA
- a CDS encoding tyrosine recombinase, producing MNEAERLLDSFLTNISEHRRLSENTVKAYASDLADYQRWANAHGVDSIRPSHQQLRQYLSSLHHARYARTTIARRFSAVRSFFKFLQLENVIRENPAEIMNTPKLSKVLPKTVPSDALTVLLSVFDDSTILGSRNAAIIELLYATGIRVSELTGLNVADVDLKEGYIRVLGKGSRERIVPFHQYAGLRISHYLQFSRPRLLKQNLTQALFLSKRGNRLSSNSVRVCMQTAFRQCANIAGITPHVIRHTFATHLLSNGADLRTIQELLGHVALSTTQIYTHVGRKRLKEVHNTSHPRA from the coding sequence ATGAATGAGGCTGAGCGCCTGCTTGATAGCTTTCTCACTAACATCTCCGAGCATAGGCGTTTGTCAGAGAACACCGTTAAAGCCTACGCATCCGATTTGGCAGACTACCAACGTTGGGCCAACGCGCACGGCGTTGACTCCATCAGGCCTTCTCATCAGCAACTACGGCAGTACCTTTCAAGCCTGCACCATGCTCGGTACGCCAGAACAACAATTGCTCGCCGATTTTCAGCCGTGAGGTCATTCTTCAAGTTTCTTCAACTAGAAAATGTAATTCGAGAGAATCCAGCGGAGATAATGAACACGCCGAAGCTTAGCAAGGTGCTGCCAAAAACCGTTCCCAGCGACGCGCTTACCGTTCTGCTGTCTGTATTTGACGACTCGACAATCCTTGGATCACGGAACGCCGCTATTATTGAATTGCTCTATGCAACCGGTATTAGGGTTTCCGAACTTACAGGACTCAATGTAGCCGACGTTGACCTGAAGGAAGGCTATATTAGGGTTTTAGGAAAAGGGTCACGGGAGAGGATTGTGCCCTTCCATCAATATGCGGGACTCCGAATCTCTCATTACCTACAGTTTTCGCGTCCACGCCTGCTCAAACAGAATCTTACTCAAGCACTTTTCTTGAGCAAGCGGGGTAATCGTCTTTCCAGTAACTCGGTCAGAGTATGCATGCAAACAGCATTTCGTCAGTGCGCGAATATAGCTGGAATAACACCACATGTGATTCGCCACACCTTTGCTACACACCTGCTTAGTAATGGCGCGGATCTTCGCACGATTCAAGAGCTTCTCGGCCACGTTGCACTGTCCACAACACAGATTTATACTCACGTCGGCAGAAAAAGACTAAAAGAAGTACACAATACTTCACATCCGCGTGCCTGA